Sequence from the Nocardia cyriacigeorgica GUH-2 genome:
CGTCGCCGAAGAGGTCCTTGCTGCGGTGGAAGGTGAGCACCGGTGGGCCGTCGAGTTCGAACGGGGCGCAGGGGCGGTGGTCCAGCGTGGCCCGCACCACCGACATCGGGGCGTGCGGGCCGGTCTTCGCCCAGGCCAATTCTGTTGCGGGCAACTTGATCTCGATCGAGGCGGGCAGCTCGAACAAGCCCGAGACGTGGTCCCAGTGCAGATGGGTCGGCAGCACGAAATCGATATCGGCGACTGCGATATCGCGGGCGGCGAGCGCATCGGACAGGCCGAGCACCGGCTTGTCGGGGGCGACCAGCAGCGGGATGGGGAACGGCAGTCCCGGCAGCACCCGGCTGTGCGGGTCGGCGCACAACGCGGGGTCGACCAGGAAACGGGCGCTGCGATGTTCGACCAGATACGAACCCATCGCCATCGGCAGCTCACGCAGACTGCGCACACCCTCGGCGACGATGGTGGCGGGCGCCGACATGGTCGCCTGCGGAATCACTCGCAACCGGACGTTCGTCCGAGCCGGCGGTAGCGGCGCCTGCTCGATACTCGCCAGCAATCCGGTATCGGGGCGGCGCGGTCGCAGCAATCGGGGTGGCGTCGCCGCCAGGGCCGCGCAGCAACGCAGCAGGGTCGGCACGGTCGGAATACGCCCTTCGCGGATATCGGCCACGCTGCCACGGTAGGCGATCCGGCGTGTCGGCGAAAGGGCACGCAGGCAGCGCAATCGCACCTTGCCGACACCGGATTCTCCGGCATAATCGCGGGGGTACCAGCCGGGGTGCGCGGCTGCCGATACTTGACGCGGGGAGAGGGGTCGGATGGCGGCGGATCTGCCAGGGGGCCAAGCGCTTACCCGTCGCACCCTCACCGACACCACCGTCGCGACGATCGCCGAAATACTCGCGGTGGACCCGTCCACGATCAGCACCACCGCACCCTTCGCCGACCTCGGTCTCGGCTCGGCGCAACTGGCCCGGCTGACGGCGCGACTGGAGGACATCAGCGGTCTCGAGGTGCCGGTCACCGCGGTGTACGACCATCCCGATATCGAACAACTGGTCGACTCCCTCATGCGATGAGCCCACCCCAGCCCACCGCCGTGCCGGTCTCGATCATCGGAATCGGCTGCCGCCTGCCCGGCGCCGACGGGCCGGAAGAGTTCTGGCAGCTGCTACTCGACTGCCGCGATGTGACCGGCATGCCGCCGCCCGGACGCGCCGGGCATCGTCGCGGCGGTTATCTGGCCCACATCGACCGATTCGACAACGAATGGTTCGGCATCTCCGGCCGCGAGGCCGCCCTGATGGATCCACAGCAGCGCATCGCATTGGAGGTAGCGGTCGAGGCGCTCGACGATGCCGGAATCGGTTACCGCGCACAGGGTTCGGCCGGTGCGGTGATCTTCGGCGCGTGCGGATTCGAGCACGGCGGGGTGGTGCTGGGGCGTGGCGGTTACGACCCGCCCTACGCAGTGACCGGCTCGGCGTCGAGCATCATCGCCAACCGACTGTCCTACGTCTTGGACCTGCGTGGTCCGAGTCTGGTGGTCGATACCGCCTGTTCGTCGTCGCTGGTCGCGGTCGACCTCGCGGTGCGCCTGCTCGCCGATGAGACGGTGCCGTTCGCGGTGGTCGGCGGCGTCAATCTGACGCTGCTGCCGCACACCACCGACTATCTGGCCGAGGCCGGTTTCCTCTCCCCCGCAGGCCGATGCATGCCGTTCGACGTTGCCGCCGACGGGTATGTGCGCGGCGAGGGGTGCGCTGTCGTCGTACTCCAACGCAGCGCCGACGCC
This genomic interval carries:
- a CDS encoding MBL fold metallo-hydrolase is translated as MADIREGRIPTVPTLLRCCAALAATPPRLLRPRRPDTGLLASIEQAPLPPARTNVRLRVIPQATMSAPATIVAEGVRSLRELPMAMGSYLVEHRSARFLVDPALCADPHSRVLPGLPFPIPLLVAPDKPVLGLSDALAARDIAVADIDFVLPTHLHWDHVSGLFELPASIEIKLPATELAWAKTGPHAPMSVVRATLDHRPCAPFELDGPPVLTFHRSKDLFGDGSVILVDLAGHTPGSIGALLAVDDGSRVLLAGDAVWNKLQIELIREKAPMPGLLFDEDRDATFATIHRLHALPEGIEVVAAHDHDAVSALAARHH
- a CDS encoding acyl carrier protein, giving the protein MAADLPGGQALTRRTLTDTTVATIAEILAVDPSTISTTAPFADLGLGSAQLARLTARLEDISGLEVPVTAVYDHPDIEQLVDSLMR